In Longimicrobiales bacterium, a genomic segment contains:
- a CDS encoding vitamin B12-dependent ribonucleotide reductase codes for MTRVHQPRPRRESVIFDDVLPDDLSHAELTENARIVLGKRYLKKDGAGEPTEEPEVMFWRVARTIAGVDGDYGAADSAVDEVARQFYDLMINGKFEPNSPTLMNAGRPLGQLSACFVLPVEDALSNGQDGIYDTLRSMALVHQSGGGTGFSFSRLRSEGETVRSTMGVASGPVSFMKLYDGSTDVVKQGGTRRGANMGILRVDHPDIRGFIKCKNDTTQITNFNISVAITDAFMDAVQKGADYDLINPRDGEVIGQENAADIFQMIIHGAWLTGEPGTFFIDRANEYNPVPALGSYEATNPCGEQPLLPYDVCNLGSINLGKFVKDDARLGTDPDEGIDWDALRHVIHLSTHFLDNVIDANVYPLQDIHDLAQNIRRVGLGVMGWADMLVRLGLPYDSVEGVDLGRKVMEFLNEESRNASERLAETRGVFPAWEASIWGPVGKAATRDDGSRIRPERTLRNCNLTTVAPTGTISIFAGCSGGIEPMFAVAFMRNQAGSLMPDVNPDFVRMAQDGGWYSADLMERIAQEGHIHFDEVPEDIQRVFRTAHDITPEWHVRMQSAFQEHTDSAISKTTNFPREATEEQVREIYELAFSLGCKGVTVYRDGSREGQVLTTGATTKGAGSEAVSAEVSDLEHQLADAREEAHNQRIEIEALRNDLQDHDQTAGSARHKRQRPAALRGYTMKMMSPLGDLYVTLNEDVDGRPFEVFCTLGKAGGAANADAEAIGRLMSLGLRSGISIRQVKDQLRGISCDRAVGLGPNKVLSVPDGIGQAIERYLEEKEGVQEALPLSAPMTQSATQEQVQVSSSSHGPDLFDMGTCPECGTGHLAFEEGCKKCHVCGYSECG; via the coding sequence ATGACCCGCGTTCACCAGCCTCGCCCCCGCAGAGAGTCCGTAATCTTTGATGATGTATTACCGGATGACTTGTCTCATGCGGAGTTGACTGAGAACGCGCGGATCGTGCTCGGGAAACGGTACCTGAAGAAGGACGGCGCTGGCGAGCCGACCGAAGAGCCTGAGGTGATGTTCTGGCGTGTCGCGCGCACGATCGCGGGAGTCGACGGCGATTACGGCGCAGCGGATTCCGCCGTGGATGAAGTCGCTCGTCAGTTCTACGACCTGATGATCAACGGCAAATTCGAGCCGAACTCCCCGACGCTCATGAACGCCGGCCGCCCTCTGGGTCAGCTGTCCGCCTGCTTCGTGCTCCCGGTCGAGGACGCGCTCTCGAACGGTCAGGATGGTATCTATGACACGCTTCGCTCGATGGCACTCGTGCACCAGTCCGGCGGTGGAACCGGATTCTCGTTCTCAAGACTCCGTTCCGAAGGTGAAACGGTGCGTTCGACTATGGGTGTCGCGTCCGGTCCGGTGTCGTTTATGAAGCTGTATGACGGCAGCACGGATGTGGTGAAGCAGGGCGGTACGCGTCGTGGTGCTAATATGGGAATTCTGCGGGTCGATCACCCCGATATCCGGGGCTTCATCAAGTGCAAGAACGACACGACGCAGATCACGAATTTCAACATCTCCGTCGCGATCACAGATGCCTTCATGGACGCAGTACAGAAGGGCGCGGACTACGACCTCATCAACCCGCGGGACGGTGAAGTGATCGGACAGGAAAACGCGGCCGACATTTTCCAGATGATCATCCATGGAGCGTGGCTCACGGGTGAGCCGGGCACATTCTTTATCGATCGGGCGAACGAGTACAACCCGGTCCCGGCGCTCGGTAGCTACGAGGCGACGAACCCGTGCGGAGAGCAGCCGCTTCTCCCGTACGATGTCTGCAACCTCGGCAGCATCAATCTCGGGAAGTTCGTGAAAGATGATGCCCGCCTTGGCACCGATCCGGACGAGGGCATCGACTGGGACGCGCTGAGGCACGTCATCCATCTCTCCACTCATTTCCTCGACAACGTGATCGACGCCAATGTCTATCCGTTGCAGGACATTCACGACCTCGCGCAGAACATCCGCCGCGTGGGTCTCGGCGTGATGGGGTGGGCGGACATGCTGGTTCGCTTGGGTCTCCCCTATGACTCAGTCGAAGGTGTCGATCTCGGTCGGAAGGTCATGGAGTTCTTGAACGAGGAATCGCGCAACGCGTCCGAGAGGCTCGCCGAGACACGCGGTGTCTTCCCGGCATGGGAGGCTTCGATCTGGGGTCCGGTGGGCAAGGCGGCGACGCGTGACGACGGCAGCCGCATTCGGCCCGAACGCACGCTTCGTAACTGCAACCTCACGACGGTCGCGCCGACGGGCACCATTTCGATCTTTGCGGGATGCTCCGGTGGTATTGAGCCGATGTTCGCCGTTGCCTTCATGCGCAATCAGGCTGGTTCGCTGATGCCCGACGTCAATCCGGACTTCGTGCGCATGGCTCAGGATGGTGGTTGGTACTCCGCGGACCTGATGGAGCGGATCGCTCAGGAAGGGCATATCCACTTCGATGAGGTGCCTGAAGACATTCAGCGGGTCTTCCGGACAGCGCACGACATCACCCCCGAATGGCACGTCCGTATGCAGTCCGCCTTCCAGGAACACACGGACTCTGCCATCTCGAAGACGACCAATTTCCCTCGGGAAGCTACGGAAGAACAGGTGCGAGAGATCTACGAACTCGCATTCAGCCTCGGATGCAAAGGCGTGACGGTCTACCGCGACGGGTCGCGGGAGGGGCAGGTGCTCACCACTGGCGCCACGACCAAGGGCGCTGGCAGTGAGGCCGTCTCTGCCGAGGTCTCCGATCTCGAACACCAGCTTGCCGACGCTCGTGAGGAGGCGCACAACCAGCGTATCGAGATCGAGGCTCTCAGGAACGACCTCCAGGACCACGATCAAACGGCGGGGTCGGCGCGCCACAAGCGTCAGAGGCCTGCCGCTCTGCGTGGATACACCATGAAAATGATGTCCCCGCTCGGTGATCTGTACGTAACACTGAATGAGGATGTGGATGGCCGACCCTTCGAGGTCTTCTGCACGCTGGGCAAGGCTGGTGGAGCTGCCAACGCAGATGCAGAGGCCATCGGGCGACTGATGTCGCTCGGCCTTCGCTCGGGCATTTCGATCCGACAGGTGAAGGATCAGCTGCGGGGGATCTCGTGCGATCGCGCCGTCGGACTCGGGCCCAACAAGGTCCTCTCCGTGCCAGATGGGATCGGTCAGGCAATCGAGCGGTATCTGGAAGAGAAGGAGGGCGTGCAGGAGGCTCTTCCACTCTCGGCTCCGATGACCCAGTCAGCCACGCAGGAACAGGTTCAGGTGTCGAGCTCTTCCCATGGGCCGGACCTCTTCGACATGGGTACGTGCCCTGAGTGTGGCACGGGTCACCTCGCCTTTGAGGAAGGTTGTAAGAAGTGCCACGTGTGCGGGTACTCCGAGTGCGGCTAA
- a CDS encoding DUF839 domain-containing protein — translation MTISRRRFLGSAAAISLGFGGLGCSQTNVSAPLIPRGTGFGPLQDDPERIIALPDGFSYRIVSRRGEMMSDGFYVPARHDGMATFPGPDGMTLLVRNHELTLDADPEDGAFGADLGLLSRLDSAQIYDAGTSGVPAFGGTTTLLYDTRNQNLVSHHLSLAGTAVNCAGGPTPWGTWISCEETTERAGSRYARDHGYNFEVHAGLDGLPARAEPLREMGRFKHEAIAVHPESGVVYQTEDLSDGLLYRFIPNVPGQLARGGRLQALAVRGQASLDMRNFDGRGIEPGVLMDVEWIDMDDIESPDDDLRYRGFEAGAARFARGEGIFYGERDGRSEVYLACTNGGEARKGQIWRYLPSPSEGSAGERDDPATLELFIEPNDGTIIENADNITVAPSGDLVVCEDGTGDDYLLGITPEGQIYKIAQNLSGSGEFAGACFSPDGSTFFVNMQLEGWTLAITGPWGGRL, via the coding sequence ATGACGATCTCTCGCCGACGTTTCCTAGGTTCCGCAGCTGCGATTTCGCTTGGATTCGGCGGCCTCGGCTGTTCACAGACGAATGTGAGTGCTCCGTTGATCCCTCGCGGAACCGGCTTCGGCCCTCTGCAAGACGATCCTGAACGAATCATCGCGCTCCCCGACGGATTCAGCTACCGCATCGTGTCCAGACGGGGCGAAATGATGTCCGACGGGTTCTACGTGCCCGCCCGTCACGACGGCATGGCCACCTTTCCAGGCCCCGACGGGATGACACTGCTTGTTCGCAATCACGAACTCACGCTGGATGCTGACCCCGAAGATGGCGCATTTGGCGCCGACCTGGGACTCCTTTCCCGACTCGACTCGGCTCAGATTTACGACGCCGGCACATCGGGCGTTCCCGCCTTTGGCGGCACGACGACCCTGCTCTACGACACCAGAAATCAGAATCTAGTATCGCATCATCTGAGCCTAGCCGGCACCGCTGTGAACTGCGCCGGTGGACCAACACCGTGGGGCACATGGATCAGTTGCGAAGAAACGACCGAGCGAGCAGGGAGCCGGTACGCACGAGATCATGGGTACAACTTCGAAGTGCATGCTGGTCTGGACGGTCTGCCAGCACGAGCCGAGCCGCTCCGTGAAATGGGTCGCTTCAAGCATGAGGCGATCGCGGTTCATCCTGAGTCCGGCGTCGTGTATCAAACCGAGGACCTGAGTGACGGACTTCTGTATCGGTTCATCCCGAACGTCCCCGGGCAGCTCGCGCGCGGCGGGCGACTCCAGGCACTGGCAGTTCGAGGCCAGGCGAGCCTCGATATGCGCAATTTCGATGGCAGGGGAATCGAGCCTGGTGTCCTGATGGATGTCGAGTGGATCGACATGGACGACATCGAGTCCCCTGATGACGATCTGCGATACCGCGGCTTCGAGGCTGGTGCGGCGCGATTCGCCCGGGGCGAAGGCATCTTCTACGGAGAACGCGACGGACGCAGTGAGGTCTACCTCGCCTGCACCAATGGAGGTGAAGCGCGGAAGGGCCAGATCTGGCGCTATTTGCCCAGTCCGAGCGAAGGATCGGCCGGCGAGCGTGACGATCCTGCGACGCTTGAGCTATTCATCGAACCCAACGATGGCACGATCATCGAGAACGCTGACAACATCACAGTCGCACCGTCGGGAGATCTCGTTGTCTGCGAGGACGGCACCGGGGATGACTACCTCCTCGGCATTACGCCCGAGGGTCAAATCTACAAGATCGCGCAGAACCTGAGCGGGAGTGGAGAATTTGCCGGTGCATGCTTCTCACCCGATGGTTCGACGTTCTTCGTCAACATGCAGCTTGAGGGATGGACACTCGCGATTACCGGGCCTTGGGGAGGTCGACTCTAG
- a CDS encoding M28 family peptidase: MEHVRTQVAFGPRVPGTPGHAAQLDWMLDHLGRQAPVVVADTFDYVTTNGDSLVLTNVMARFAPEQTRRLLVLAHWDTRPTADEAADSADWDTPIAGANDGASGTAVLLAMAEMLSDALPPLGVDLLFVDGEDYGPTVDDMLLGAKRYAETLGDDDRPIYGLLLDMVGDADPSFPVEGISAQAANVIVQKVWRSAERLGYRAYFPTAVGRDLTDDHVPLIQAGIPTANLIDFTYGPENAYWHSLEDRVEHVSAGTLGMVGAVVTELIFSGG; encoded by the coding sequence ATGGAGCATGTGCGGACGCAGGTCGCCTTCGGGCCTCGTGTGCCCGGGACGCCCGGTCATGCGGCACAGTTGGACTGGATGCTCGATCACCTCGGTCGCCAAGCGCCTGTCGTGGTTGCGGACACGTTCGATTACGTGACCACGAATGGCGACTCGCTCGTGCTTACAAACGTGATGGCGCGTTTCGCGCCGGAGCAGACACGTCGACTTCTGGTGCTGGCCCATTGGGATACTCGCCCGACGGCCGATGAGGCAGCTGACTCTGCCGACTGGGACACCCCCATAGCTGGGGCGAATGATGGTGCCTCGGGGACCGCGGTCTTGCTCGCCATGGCTGAGATGCTGTCTGACGCGCTGCCCCCCCTCGGTGTGGATCTGCTCTTTGTCGATGGAGAGGATTATGGACCGACCGTAGACGACATGTTGCTGGGCGCAAAGCGCTATGCGGAGACGCTCGGCGACGACGACCGGCCGATCTATGGGCTTCTGCTCGATATGGTGGGTGACGCCGATCCGAGTTTCCCGGTCGAGGGTATCTCCGCTCAGGCGGCCAACGTCATCGTGCAGAAAGTATGGCGCTCAGCCGAGCGTCTTGGCTATCGCGCCTACTTTCCAACTGCCGTTGGCCGTGACCTGACGGATGACCATGTGCCGCTCATTCAGGCCGGGATTCCTACGGCGAACCTGATTGACTTCACCTACGGCCCTGAAAACGCGTACTGGCACTCTCTGGAGGACCGCGTCGAGCATGTCAGCGCAGGAACACTCGGGATGGTCGGCGCCGTCGTCACAGAGTTGATCTTCTCAGGGGGCTGA
- a CDS encoding carbon-nitrogen hydrolase family protein: MSESQVRVAVVQAPATPFDSPAAVDNVCAMTAQAAADGAKLILFPEAYVGGYPWGLAFGTAVGGRSEAGRRTFERYWSSSIQVPGPETKAMGEAARAASAYLAVGVIERDSTYSGGTLFCTLLYFGPDGELLGKHRKLKPTAAERLIWGEGDGSTLTTVKTPFGIVGGLICWENYMPLARTAMYGKGVKIYLAPTADARDRWQSTLQHIALEGRCFVLGCNQYVHRDMYPSDLEIADELQAWPETLSAGGSAIYGPLGEQLAAPLWNEAGILFADLDLTALARSAFDFDVVGHYARPDVFKLIVDETPHPPVC, translated from the coding sequence GTGAGTGAGAGTCAGGTGCGTGTCGCCGTAGTTCAGGCCCCGGCCACCCCGTTCGATTCTCCAGCCGCCGTGGACAACGTCTGTGCGATGACGGCCCAGGCCGCTGCGGACGGTGCGAAGTTGATTCTTTTTCCCGAGGCGTACGTTGGCGGCTACCCGTGGGGACTCGCCTTTGGTACAGCAGTTGGGGGTCGCTCAGAGGCCGGCCGCCGTACGTTCGAGCGCTACTGGTCGTCGTCTATTCAGGTGCCCGGCCCCGAAACCAAGGCGATGGGGGAGGCGGCTCGGGCTGCTTCGGCCTATCTCGCCGTGGGCGTTATCGAACGGGATAGCACCTACAGCGGGGGCACACTCTTCTGCACGCTTCTGTACTTTGGGCCGGACGGTGAGCTGCTGGGCAAGCATCGGAAGCTGAAGCCGACAGCCGCTGAGCGACTGATCTGGGGTGAGGGGGACGGAAGTACGCTGACGACCGTCAAGACTCCGTTCGGGATCGTTGGCGGCCTTATTTGCTGGGAGAATTACATGCCTCTCGCTCGCACCGCGATGTACGGGAAGGGCGTGAAGATCTACCTTGCACCGACCGCCGATGCCCGGGACCGGTGGCAGTCGACGCTGCAGCATATCGCGCTGGAAGGCCGTTGTTTCGTGCTTGGGTGCAATCAGTACGTGCACCGGGACATGTACCCCTCCGACCTCGAGATTGCCGACGAGTTGCAGGCGTGGCCTGAGACCTTGTCGGCCGGCGGGTCCGCGATCTATGGGCCACTCGGTGAGCAGCTTGCAGCACCGTTGTGGAACGAGGCAGGCATTCTGTTTGCGGACCTCGACCTCACCGCGCTCGCGAGAAGCGCTTTCGACTTTGATGTGGTGGGGCACTACGCACGACCCGATGTATTCAAGCTCATCGTCGACGAGACTCCACACCCCCCCGTATGCTAG
- a CDS encoding oxidative damage protection protein, with amino-acid sequence MSAETIICRRCGENATRLAKAPFRTELGERIQGQICGDCWKEWLQHQTSLINHYGLDPRDPKSRAFLYEQIEQVLLGDGDGKEIDTTKQGSIEW; translated from the coding sequence ATGAGCGCTGAGACCATTATATGCCGCCGCTGCGGAGAGAACGCCACGAGGCTCGCGAAGGCACCGTTCCGGACCGAACTGGGCGAGCGAATTCAGGGCCAGATCTGTGGCGACTGCTGGAAAGAGTGGCTGCAGCACCAGACAAGCCTCATCAACCACTACGGGCTGGATCCAAGGGACCCGAAGTCACGCGCCTTCCTCTACGAGCAAATCGAACAAGTGCTCCTGGGAGACGGCGACGGCAAGGAAATCGACACGACCAAGCAGGGGTCGATCGAGTGGTAG
- a CDS encoding TraR/DksA C4-type zinc finger protein, which translates to MIILSGYNGNRGHVRRMMALQKKQLEHLEKRLLDERARALKALGLFAKTGDRDSSDSDFSSYTDHMADQGTEAQEREKAAAFATKEGRYLHRLEGALRRLYADPKTFGTCHTCSSDVGFERLDALPHARYCIECKRKEESAP; encoded by the coding sequence ATGATTATTTTATCAGGCTACAACGGTAATCGTGGTCATGTGAGGCGTATGATGGCGTTGCAGAAGAAGCAGCTTGAACACTTGGAGAAGCGTTTGCTCGATGAGCGGGCGCGTGCGTTGAAGGCCCTCGGTCTGTTTGCCAAGACCGGCGATCGCGACTCAAGCGACTCCGATTTCTCTTCGTATACCGATCACATGGCAGATCAGGGTACGGAGGCGCAGGAGCGAGAGAAGGCCGCGGCTTTCGCGACCAAAGAGGGACGGTATCTGCACCGCCTAGAGGGAGCGCTACGTCGACTGTACGCCGATCCGAAGACCTTCGGGACATGTCATACCTGCTCGTCCGACGTCGGCTTCGAACGCCTCGATGCTCTGCCTCACGCCCGGTATTGCATCGAATGCAAGCGGAAGGAAGAGTCGGCGCCCTGA
- a CDS encoding HRDC domain-containing protein, translating to MSHIHVRSLDQADELASDLAGAARFALDCEAAGFHRYSDRLCLLQITVAGRTWVVDPLAFDPAELIREPLERPDVQVIMHGADFDLRLLSRDLGIRMRSLVDTQIQAALIGLDGLGLAALLDARFGVKLSKKYQRADWAERPLTEGMLDYAASDTRHLEQLTDMLAEELEALGRTSWAEEEWLALETVADERSEAPEPVDPVTRVKGARDLSPRQTTALREALVWRDEIARVRDRATFRVIGDPPLVEAVALDPKRVEDLMEIKGFPRGLARDEGKNLLGRLRAVKDMADDELMPYPKGIRRGPGRPPPELEELVDKLKGGRNAAAEEVGLPRGTVLSNAVLISIARAAPKNRDELLQIDGVRNWKADVAGERILAITSKI from the coding sequence ATGAGTCACATTCACGTTCGATCGCTTGATCAGGCTGATGAACTGGCGTCCGACCTTGCCGGTGCCGCGCGCTTTGCCCTCGACTGCGAGGCAGCTGGATTCCACCGATACTCGGACCGTCTCTGCCTTCTTCAGATTACGGTTGCGGGCCGGACCTGGGTCGTCGACCCACTTGCATTTGATCCGGCCGAACTCATTCGTGAGCCACTGGAGCGACCCGACGTGCAAGTCATCATGCACGGCGCAGACTTCGATTTGCGACTATTGAGCCGAGATCTTGGCATCCGGATGCGAAGCCTGGTCGACACGCAGATTCAGGCGGCCCTGATCGGCCTAGATGGACTGGGCTTGGCCGCACTGCTGGACGCACGTTTCGGGGTGAAGCTGTCAAAGAAGTATCAACGAGCGGACTGGGCGGAACGTCCCCTCACCGAGGGAATGCTCGACTACGCCGCCTCGGACACACGCCACCTAGAGCAACTCACCGACATGCTCGCGGAAGAACTTGAAGCGCTGGGACGCACCAGCTGGGCAGAAGAAGAGTGGCTCGCCCTGGAAACCGTTGCCGATGAGAGATCGGAAGCGCCAGAGCCCGTCGACCCGGTGACCCGCGTGAAGGGTGCCCGAGATCTTTCCCCGAGACAGACCACCGCATTGCGTGAAGCCCTCGTATGGCGAGACGAGATCGCTCGCGTACGCGACCGCGCAACGTTTCGGGTCATCGGGGATCCTCCATTGGTAGAGGCGGTGGCCCTGGATCCGAAGCGGGTAGAGGATCTCATGGAAATCAAGGGTTTCCCGCGGGGGCTAGCGCGGGATGAAGGAAAGAATCTCCTGGGCAGGCTTCGAGCCGTAAAGGACATGGCGGACGACGAACTGATGCCCTACCCCAAGGGAATTCGGCGTGGACCGGGTCGTCCGCCTCCGGAGCTGGAGGAACTGGTCGACAAGCTCAAGGGGGGCCGAAATGCCGCAGCAGAAGAGGTGGGTCTGCCACGGGGCACGGTGCTGTCCAACGCTGTACTCATTTCGATTGCGCGTGCCGCGCCAAAAAACCGTGACGAACTGCTTCAGATTGACGGGGTTCGGAACTGGAAAGCGGACGTAGCCGGCGAGAGGATCCTGGCGATTACGTCGAAAATATGA
- the pyk gene encoding pyruvate kinase, producing the protein MLRTKVVCTLGPATSEPDTVLKMVRGGMNLARVNMSHGSRDDHRASIAAVRAAADTVGQPVAVLVDLSGPKIRVGDLPEPMELVVGSNVVMAPSSEAEGTEIPITYAPLAEEITANDVVLLDDGLLELRCTGTDGSRTLLAVVRGGMLKSRKGINLPTVNVKAPSLTEKDLSDLDFALEEGVEYIGLSFVRCPEDVVDLKERVMGRALVVAKIEKVQALKAIEEILAVTDAVMVARGDLGVELPFERVPLAQKRIIQLANYYGRPVITATQMLESMIENARPTRAEASDVANAILDGSDAVMLSGETAVGKYPLEALGALVSIGEEIERSGFLERGPSYLTRPGLRTRGGASPREHAVAAVSVDAARQIGAPAIVVITRSGFSGRLVSSYRPAVPVFAVTTEPATYRQLAAVWGVRPVLADATEVSYAALSEFGKKAVVDAGVGENGASIAITAGFPFHESGSTNNMRLDRL; encoded by the coding sequence ATGCTTCGAACCAAGGTCGTCTGCACGCTGGGCCCCGCAACTTCGGAGCCGGACACCGTCCTCAAGATGGTGCGCGGTGGCATGAATCTGGCTCGGGTGAACATGTCCCATGGTAGCAGGGACGATCATCGGGCTTCCATTGCAGCGGTCCGCGCCGCTGCCGATACGGTGGGCCAGCCGGTGGCAGTGCTCGTGGATCTGTCCGGACCTAAGATCCGGGTCGGAGATTTGCCGGAGCCGATGGAGCTCGTGGTCGGAAGCAACGTTGTCATGGCCCCCAGCAGTGAGGCGGAGGGGACGGAAATTCCGATCACCTACGCGCCGCTCGCCGAGGAAATCACGGCCAACGACGTCGTCCTTCTGGACGACGGGCTACTGGAGCTGCGATGCACCGGGACGGACGGGAGCCGAACGCTCCTCGCGGTGGTGCGGGGGGGAATGCTGAAGAGTCGAAAAGGGATCAACCTTCCGACCGTGAATGTGAAGGCGCCGTCTCTTACGGAGAAGGATCTCTCCGATCTTGACTTCGCGCTCGAGGAGGGCGTGGAATATATCGGTTTGTCGTTCGTCCGGTGTCCCGAGGACGTCGTCGACCTGAAGGAGCGTGTGATGGGCCGGGCGCTGGTGGTCGCGAAAATCGAGAAGGTGCAGGCGCTCAAGGCGATCGAAGAAATTCTCGCAGTCACCGATGCCGTCATGGTAGCGCGCGGCGACTTGGGAGTTGAGCTGCCTTTCGAACGAGTCCCGCTCGCCCAGAAACGGATCATTCAGCTCGCCAACTACTATGGCCGGCCTGTCATTACCGCGACTCAGATGCTGGAGTCGATGATCGAGAACGCTCGGCCCACGCGTGCGGAAGCTTCCGACGTTGCGAATGCGATTCTCGACGGGTCTGACGCCGTCATGCTGTCAGGTGAGACTGCAGTGGGGAAGTATCCGCTGGAGGCGCTCGGCGCACTGGTGTCGATCGGCGAGGAAATCGAACGCAGTGGCTTCCTCGAACGCGGGCCCAGCTACCTCACGCGGCCGGGGCTGCGCACTAGGGGAGGCGCCTCTCCTAGGGAGCACGCGGTGGCCGCGGTGTCGGTCGACGCCGCTCGCCAGATCGGAGCGCCCGCCATTGTTGTAATCACCCGTTCTGGGTTCTCTGGTCGGCTGGTTTCGTCCTATCGACCAGCCGTGCCTGTTTTCGCGGTCACGACGGAGCCCGCAACCTATCGACAGCTCGCAGCCGTCTGGGGTGTCCGACCCGTTCTGGCTGATGCCACAGAGGTCTCTTACGCGGCTCTGTCAGAGTTCGGCAAGAAAGCCGTCGTCGATGCGGGCGTCGGAGAGAACGGAGCCTCGATTGCGATCACGGCCGGCTTTCCATTCCATGAATCGGGCTCGACGAACAACATGCGCCTCGACCGACTCTAG
- a CDS encoding MBL fold metallo-hydrolase — translation MKLTFLGTGTSFGVPVVGCDCAACTSADPRDRRTRHGALLDTGQGRLLVDTPPELRLQLLDAGVDSVDAVWFTHNHADHVHGIDDLRVFTVRNGDMPAYIPNEYVGPMREQFRYIFDDAVQPPQDSSKPRLKVEPYDAGETVSIVGRDFTAVDVPHGDVTVYGFRVGSLGYVTDGKMLPSATVAALKGVSVLVLNALWFEKTHASHFNIEEAIEAAREVGARRTYLTHLTHRVTHAELEARLPTDVTAAYDGLTVEMD, via the coding sequence GTGAAGCTCACGTTCCTTGGCACAGGCACCTCGTTCGGGGTTCCGGTAGTCGGTTGCGATTGTGCCGCCTGTACTTCGGCCGACCCTAGGGATCGTCGAACCCGCCACGGGGCGCTTCTGGATACGGGGCAAGGACGACTTCTGGTCGATACTCCCCCGGAGTTGCGACTCCAGCTACTCGATGCTGGAGTCGACTCGGTCGACGCGGTGTGGTTCACTCACAATCACGCCGACCACGTACATGGGATCGATGATCTGCGTGTCTTCACCGTCCGGAATGGGGATATGCCAGCATACATTCCCAACGAGTACGTGGGGCCGATGCGTGAGCAGTTCCGATACATATTCGACGATGCTGTTCAGCCGCCACAGGATAGCTCGAAGCCGAGGCTGAAGGTGGAGCCGTACGACGCTGGAGAAACCGTCTCCATCGTGGGCAGGGACTTCACCGCGGTCGATGTTCCGCACGGAGACGTGACGGTTTACGGGTTCCGAGTTGGTTCACTGGGGTATGTGACAGACGGTAAGATGCTCCCTTCTGCGACGGTCGCTGCGCTGAAGGGCGTGAGTGTCCTGGTTCTGAACGCGCTCTGGTTCGAAAAGACCCACGCGTCGCACTTCAATATCGAAGAAGCGATCGAGGCTGCCCGTGAGGTCGGGGCGCGAAGGACCTACCTCACGCATCTGACGCATCGGGTTACACATGCTGAACTCGAAGCGCGGCTGCCGACTGACGTCACTGCGGCCTACGACGGACTCACCGTGGAGATGGATTGA